DNA from Palaemon carinicauda isolate YSFRI2023 chromosome 23, ASM3689809v2, whole genome shotgun sequence:
CGGGCATATTTTGCACGCAGTGCTTGCGGACGCATGTCATGAACTGCCCGACcttagaaaaaaaagagaggagcaGTTTAAAACAAAATGCGGTTTTTTATTTGGATAAAGTTTTCAAATTATTCAAAATAGTAATAGGTACCCATGGATACTCTTTGTACGGTATTGTTGCTGGAGCTCTTGTTCATATTACTGTGTTATGTATATAAATTGCACAAATACTCTTATTGGTAAAATTTGTCTATTtgttttcatagtatattttcatacagtagtgtattattttcttattacaacATGCAAGTACTGTATTTAATCACTTCTAACCCCTTAAGTGAAACAGCAAATGGAAGGATGGTTATGATAATGAATTTTGTTGTAAAAGAATTTGATATGAATACTTTACCTTCATGTTGGGTGGCTCAGGACAGTCATTGATGCCTTTTGATACGACATCCATGAGCAGAGGGTGTACAGTAGTCTTCATGTGCAGCTTGGAAATTAGAGCTGTTCGGTCAAGGGTGCCGTTCATAGTTATCTGCATTATAGTGTGAAGATATTCTTAGATATACATTTGCACACATCCATTCACACATACAGTAATACCTTAGTTCAGGAGTAAAATCGTTATACGAACAAAATTTTCCTTCCTTATGCAAGTTTTTGGCAGACAACTCCTGTACGAACGAAACTATCCCGCAATGTGCAGAATTTCTTTAGAGTAATGAAATACTGTACTATCTGCAAGTCTGAAATTAGGATGCGTTAGATGTTTATTATGAGTTGAAAACTTGAGATATGTCTATATGAATAATTACTCTCTACAGTATGaacttttgtgtgtttgtgtgcaattgGTTTTTAATCTAAGCCTATGTCTGAAAAAAAATTGTGCATTGGTCCTtggtaacattttttttattatcattttcgtaTAGAGGAGGGGACAGATGAAAGCCTTTAGGTATTTTGTAGAAGGGGAAATTGTTTAATGCTTTAGAAGTGGGGAATTGAAAAAGGGCAGCGTTAGGGTAAATATGATAGGTTCAGAAAAAATGTCCGTGTACCGGTAGTTCAAGTATAGGTTATGTTAAATACATTGCATATAAAGCCAGCTAGCAAAACCAGTGAAAATATGTGCAATAGCAGCCCATCGGATATGTACACTGGAAAGTGGGATTATTGCATTTGCAATGGCCATTCCAGAAGGCAATAATCTACTCGCGGTGTGTTAATCCTGGAGGTTCTACAAACAGGGTGGCTTCAATCCAGCCATCCATCACCACAGCCACAACTGCATGTAAGTGGATCATTATGCTCACATGAGAAATTATGTGAACACTTCAATGCGTCATCAAGCCAGGAGGAAGTGTTTCCATGTAACATTTTCATCTAAATTTCCAGCCAGTTAAATTGGTTTACagtgttatttctatttttctttgcgaattattaatttgtattcatttctgatgttaggggttataaatTGTTCAATGATTATCATTTACAAACCTTCAAAAATGGATGTTTATGTGTATTCATAAGGCCctatgcatcaataggcataggaggtgatgatgatgtgtATTTATGGACTTTGTGGACTTCAttaagtgaatttcctttatttcttatgggtaaAATTGTTTTGCTTTACAAGCATTTGGCTCCCTTAATAGATTGAACTCGTCTACTGAAGTAATACTGTACTTTGCCTATTTTCTTTAGAGGtggctccagaaaaaaaaaatggccactGCTATAGTCCTCCTATGTTTTGGAAAAAAGTTTGATGGATATAATGGTATGGAGTGGCTGGAAGTATGATTATTTTATGCTTATTCTGTAtatttaaaagaaaggaaattaaaactACAAATTAGAAAAAATTGAATGGAAATGATTTGAGATAAAAAAGGGAAGTGGACTAATGcattatatgaatattatacaaaGATGGGTTTATGATTTAGTAGGGAGCTTTTATTGGGAAACATTACCCATACATGAAATGTTTAGTAAAATACTTATTTCTTCTTCTATATTCAAAgagctattttcattttttttatttcactcttcTATAACTCCTCAGCTAAAATAGAGATAAAATATGGCTAATGTAATTTAGATTGCAATAATTCTACGGTACATTGGGATAACTCACCACCCCAGCTGCTGTCAGGACACACCGTCTAAACCTTGTGGCGGCAGCTGTGTCATTAATGACAATTCTGTCCATGATGGTATCAGGCTGACCCGATTGGAAGGCAGCCGCTGTTTTGAAAAGATGAGATTATTTCAAGGTAAAGTAATGTATTCAATGTGAATGGATAGTCAATTTATAGTAAAGTACTTTAAATTGCTATTGACATGAAGTTAACATGTCTCTACTAAGTTATGTACCCATTTATGGAATCcctattcaaaattttctttttttttcaatagtttttcaCTTAACCTCCCTATGGTAAACTTGAAGTTTTGTTTATTTTAGTCTTTTCCATGTTTACTGTGCCTGAAAATTCTCCCACTAGTCCTGTTCTGTTTTCTTAAATTAAGACATAGTCTCCTAGCATTGAAATGAATCCAAGGAAAGTTATATTATACTAAACTGGCTTTGCAGCAGAATGAAAATTCACGAAAAAGTAAGAACAGTCGTACTAGCTAAAAATGGGGTACTCAAATATGCTATTGTTCGCATCAAAACCATTGGCTTTGTGGCACTCCCATAACATAATTTTATAACTAATGGTACCCTACAGTACTGTACTCATTCTACTCACACTTCACTTGTCTATAGGGTCCATATTCAATAAATTGCAAATCACTCAGAGTGTGCAGTTGTTTTGTATCCAATAAGGATCTTATCgtctttgatatactgtactgtattttcaaTTCATGTCCTGGGGTTTCCTGAAGtttcctattggaaacatccctgcctgacaaTGTGCAAGACTGGAGTTCATGCCTCcttcaagctcgacagtttctattagtgtctgcaacctcaccttccttgtgaggtaGGGTTGAagtgtttgagggagcctgtaagtctacctgttgagtcatcagtagccattggccccccccccccagtccTAGCTTGATCGAAAGGTgtcctgggtgctgatcatatgtacagtgtacagtatattgttAGTCTCAAGGATATTGTCCTGTCCCCTGTCTCTTCCATTCGTGagtgaccttaaaacctttaaactataacAATCAATCATTAAGTGTTCAAACACTCGTAAGAATGTGTGCCGAATAGACTCAGTGGGCCCAACGCCTGGTTATATAACCCAAGTTTCGTATGAATATAGCCCTCTTAGGAAAATGAAGTTAGGCCCACTGttgaaaaatacaaatgaataaaagtaagaaataGCGTACTCACGCAAGACGGAAATAACTTGTGTTTTTGGTATGCCCTGAAGGGTGGCGCAGTCAAAGACATCCTTTACGGGCCCTGCAGTTCCTTGTGTCAAGCCCTTCACTTCTGCACATTTTTGTAGACGAATTTGACATTCTCCATAGGGCATCCCACCACAAGCTGGATCGGTGCCTATTATGGAAAGTAAGCAGTGGTCTAGAATTCAAAATAAAACAGCATTTTCACATCATAAATTTCTCATTTGGTCAACAGTCAGTTGTTTTAGAAGTTTCTCATTAATAGTTTGTAAAGTTTTGACTTTGAATGGTAACCTGATATTATGTTTTTTGTTATATCTCagtgcattagtgttgtaattcaaggggtattagattgttgagtttggttagaaaagtgtatggtagagtactaactaattggattaaggataaaacagaggatgcgatcttagaagtgcaggatggttttagaagaggtaagggatgtgttgatcagatttttacagttatgtagatatgcgagaaatatctagcaaaggtaaggaggtgtatgttacatttatggatctggggaaagcttatgatagaattgatagggaagcgatgtggaatattATAGGGTTAtaaggaattggtggaaggttgttgcaagcagtgaagaattTATACATAGGcaataaagtgtgtgttaggattggaaattaagtgagtgagtggtttccagtgaaagtggggctgagacagggatgtgtgatgtcgtcatagtTGTTGAATTTGTTTGTTGACGGAGTTGTGAGAGAgttgaatgctctagtgcttggttgaggattgaaactgatagatgagagtgatcatgagtggtaggtgaatcagttgttgtttgcggataatactgtattaATTGGAGACTCCGAGGAGAAGCTGGATTGATTAGTAACAGTTTGGGGGgtctgtgagagaaggaagttgcgagttaatgtggctaggggtaaggttatgagatgcacaagaggGGAAAGTGGTGCTAGGTGAaatgtcatgtttaatggagagttatttgaggaagtacaccagtttaagtacttggggcctgttgttgctgcaagtggtggagtggaagtagatgtatgtgaaagagtgaatgaaggatgtaaagttttGGAGGCAGCGAAGGGAGTGATAAGAATAGAGGGTTATGAATGAatgtagagagttctgtatgagaaagtgattgtacaaactgtgatgtatgaattggagttgtggggaataaaagtgatggagagacataaattgattgtGTAAGAgacgaagtgtctgaggagtaggcctatggctggtgtatcttgattagatagggttaagaatgaaGTAATGACTGTaacaacgggtgtaagaaattaattagtagctagactggatatgaatgggttgaggtggtttgaccatgtagagagaatggaaaagggccaTCTGAtgaagaaggcgatgaatgcaagagttgatgggagaagtacaagaggaaggccaaggtttgggtggatggatggtgtgaagaaagctctaggtgataggaggatagatgtgagagaggcaagagagcgtgctagaaataggaatgaatggtgagcgttAAGAAGCTTCTTTTGTGGTGGATAACAAGGGAGGGTGGGCCGtgggaccctagcagtaccatccaaACTGTTGAATCCCGTGTCATccctgggaggaacgaagagaggaaacccccccccctttttttttttcttttttttatgctggCTACTCCTAAAATTGGGGAAGCGCCttggtagagtatatatatatatatatatatatatatatatatatatatatatatatatatatatatatatatacatacataataaatctAATgccatttaatattttatttaaatacaaaggctaccattaacataatatatattttatgccacaatattttatttaaatacaaagGCTACCATTAACATCATATATATTTTCCATCCTTTGGCACAATATTTTATATAGTGCCACTGGCTCTTGTTTTTATGTCCGTTTCAATGGAGACATTTAGTTCATATAGTGCGAGTTACGTAACTTCCGTTCAGTCCGAGATGAGCCTTCGTTGTGTATGCATGATCTCGCCGCAGACCACCGTACATTACTCCACCAGTTAGATTTTAACGTAATTTGATTTTGTGCATGGTAAGTTGTTTGATTATTAGTTAAACTAGTGGATTTGAAGTAGGAATATGTtgtttcattattgaattttacGAAATCAAAGCATGATAAGATCTTTTACAGAAACTTGCTCTCCAAGTCTGTATTCATTGTATGTTTAATGGCAATTAACCAAAATTTGGTGTAGTTTAGTAATTTAGACAATTATGCATAaaaattctttaattttatatttcatataatcacGCTGGtcatattattatcttttatgtgGAAATCATGTAAAATGCGTTTTGGTACATTTCAGTACAATAGGCCTAGGCCTatagacggtctctctctctctctctctctctctctctctctctctctctctctctctctctctctctctctctctctctcatgctcttTTAAGTTATTCCATCCAGTTGCTGTAATCCGTTCAGCATGTTTCTAAAAATGTTAAGTCTCATGACTTCAGGTGAAGCTACTCTCATACCAATTTAGCATTTATGCTAGTTTCATTTCGTTCCATTTTCATTCATTTGGTTAAATGATTTACTTTAGGTCACTTGCAGAATGAATTGTTAAGTAAAAGTTACGCAAACATTTATTTGCATCATTTCACTCCGTATTTAATAGAAGCCATATGTATTTGGGCGGCAAAAATAGCCATACCTCTGCTCTTCAAACcaacaaatttaaataaaataattacgtCAAGAGTATACTTAACGATGGGCAGTAGAGATATTAAATAACACATTTACAAACGAGTTACGTTTTAATGACACATGTAAAATGATAGATGACGTTTTACTATAGGCCTAGGCCTAGTAGTAGCCTGATTAGCATATCTGGAGCCAAATCATCGGGAAAATTGCCAGACGTTGCGAAATCTCATTGATAGtctttgcaaagtttttttttcgtGACCAAAAACATTCTTAAAGAGtagttaatttatgaaaatgtgTTGAGCCAATACGTTGACTTATACCGATATATCCACTTTGCACATTTGATTTATGGAATCTTGTTGGATACGTCCATTAATCATATTGTAGCTGTTGAAGAGAATACGCATTAGCTCAAGAAACGGTTGAATCCAAAGGCTTAATTATTATCCTGGGTCTTTACTTAGAATGATATTCCTTTAGTATGCGTTGGGCCTAGCTTGCTCACGGTGGATGATACTAAATGGTGTTCGGTCTTAAGTTGGATATTAATGTCCTTTGTCGCTAGAGTCCTTGGTCTCTCTCCATCCAGTTTTCCAacaccataacaataataataataagaaaagggaagtggggaatatggggaaaggaagagtacccctggatacaatccagttaatagcacaaaggatacaatccagttaatagcacaaaggcaggtactcgttatgggaaagattaaagaaatagggagaaaaagaagtacaggagaagaataaaagagaggtgCAGACCCTAACTTTACCTTGTTCCAATACTTTTATCTCCCTGAAGAACTGATTCGGGCGAGCCCTCTTAAATTAATGCTCAGAAATGTGACTGTTAACTTGTTAAGGCGGGTTTgcacggtcaaacggttcgtcgaacgcggttcgacagacgaatgtttgaagtgatgttcgaacttgtgaacagggtatttggttgtcgaacacgttcgtcgaacggttcgaagaaagtctattCTCCTGATTTTTGTGTGAGGCTTAATTATTGTAAGCacaccttatgcatttgtgactgactccacctcttcgaaccgtttgacaagcaggttcaacaaccgggttcgacgagccattcgaccgtgtaaaccccgctttagaccaGTTATAATATAACATTAAGGTTTCATTTAGTGTCAGTTGGCATACCATTCGTAAATAACAAACAAATTCGCACTGAAATATAATTTTACTTACCCATGAGAATGTTGGGAAGTGCTCCTCCTCCCATTCCAGCCGACTCGAGAGTTGGAATTCCCATCATCAGCACCACGATGACAGTAATGACACCTTCCACCGCCATTCCCACTCGCCCACGACGGGACGCCATTGCTATTTAAACCTGTTCGTAAATGAAacggtaaagctgtgactttagaGATCGAAGAACGAAGTAATCGGGTTACATTTGTGCAAAAATTGTCTTTTCATCTTTATCGTTGCCTTTGTTCACGTTACCTCAATTCTCCCATTAGTCACGTTATTCAAAACTATACCCGGGTGTATGTGTTGACACCAAAATACACACGAGTTCACTTGCGTGTATATTTTATGCATTCAATATTAACATTTAATCACaataaattatatatcaaatatatattgatttacactgcctgcctattaaagcgagaattgagtttagaaTATGTTCAATaaaccatcaagttatcagaaccggacgtccaaaatatctaataaGCATTGCTACACAttcagccaacaaattgtgtttcgtgttgacacgagaatagttacacatggtttcaaattattcgaacctagatatatgtctactgtaggttctcgagcctttaaatatgcggcgccGAGAATATACAAAAAGCTCCCAATAGACAttataaagactgaagatattaaggctttcaagaggaaactgaagactttcttgttctctaagtgcttaaGTAGTGTGGATTTGACCATAAACGAGCCACATGATGAAATGATTGGGGAGTTCCTGTAAAGAGCTGAGTTCTCCTGctgcataggaccagaaaagcaacccttaaagtaagtaaagtaaattgtTGCCATTGCGAGACTATCTTTTTGAAAGAAACATGTCATAGTTTTCGGAGCTGACAAGATTCATTTCTTATGGATGACATTCCCTATGGCAGTAAATTTCTTTTCTAGTAGCCGGCAGTAAGTTGAACAGAGGTTCATATTTAAACATTAAAcagaaataaatacatttatatttgatTAAGTAAATCCCTCTCAACAAATTTCTTTGCTGTTCAAACAAAAACAGTAGTATGCCTATTGGTCAAATCAGTTAGCATTACAGAAAAAGAtcttaaacattttatatatatatatatatatatatatatatatatatatatatatatatatatatatatatacagaaaaaggtcttacatatacactttatatataaatttatatatatatatatatatatatatatatatatatatatatatatatatatatatatatatatatatatatatatatatatatataggtaatattattgattttacgGATGTTGACTCACCTTCGTCCAAGAAGCGGTGATGATGGGATTACAGTAGGTCTTAGTAAACTAAGCCTTTACCTCCCTTTCCCAAGAGCTTTATATAAACTCGGTTGTCTCCTCCCACcccatccagtctctctctctctctctctctctctctctctctctctctctctctctctctctctctctctctctctctctcatatctttaattatagattttatataagtTCTTAACTATTTTGTGGATTTGTAGAACAGAGAAGATTGTGATAAGCAAAAACTGAACAAGTGGCCGATGCATTTTAGGATAACATaccagaattttttattttaatgaaataccaaGCAACGTAAATTtagttaaatgaaaattatatatatatatatatatatctatatatatacacacacacacacatatatatatatatatatatatatatatatatatatatatatatatatatatatatatatatagccattaacATGTTTTCTTTAGGGGGTTTGGCTCCAGAAATCTTTTGGGCCGATGTTATCCAAgtttccacatacacacacacacacacacacacatatgtatatatatatatatatatatatatatatatatatatatatatatatatatatatatatatataatttttctatttccctTATCTTTTCTTATCTTTAGGGGTTGAATATCGAAGGAAATTACGGAATTTAGTACTAAAAGGCGGATCTGCAAAAGTTGAAGATGAAGCACTGCACTAAAAAATTCCACCTTTTCTTAAAAATCTCTTTCCGAATAAAATGAGataggaaaacttgtaaaatgcgatatgaatataataaatagatagatagatattcataatactcgtgatatttatattaaatactaatcaaaaatactttttaatatcgATTTTACTCTTCCTTGGGATCAAAGATCCAATGGAAAATTCTCTTTATGATAAGTATTTCTgtctaggcaaggattcgaacattTGCCTCCGAGTCTTAATAAATGTGCCAGGTGACATAGCCCATCCGGCTATTTCTATTTGGACTCCCGGCAAAAGTTCGAATCCTT
Protein-coding regions in this window:
- the LOC137617044 gene encoding uncharacterized protein, producing MASRRGRVGMAVEGVITVIVVLMMGIPTLESAGMGGGALPNILMGTDPACGGMPYGECQIRLQKCAEVKGLTQGTAGPVKDVFDCATLQGIPKTQVISVLPAAFQSGQPDTIMDRIVINDTAAATRFRRCVLTAAGVITMNGTLDRTALISKLHMKTTVHPLLMDVVSKGINDCPEPPNMKVGQFMTCVRKHCVQNMPESIVALPPYGAYSGASDDDHHSKKCKKGKKGKGCKKH